DNA sequence from the Halorussus sp. MSC15.2 genome:
ATGTCGAGTTCGTCTTCGAGGAAGTCCACGTCGTCACGCGGGTCGTGGTCCTCTGTGGGTTCGCCCTCGATGTCGGTCCTGCCCGAGAAGTCCACGACGTGGACCAGCACGTCGGCCTCGTTGAGGTCGGTCAGGAACTGGTTGCCCAGTCCCGCGCCCTCGTGGGCACCGGGAATTAGTCCAGCCACGTCCACGAGTTTGGTCGGGACGAACCGGGTGCCGTCCTCGCAGAATCCGACGTTCGGCGTACAGCGCTCGTCGAACTCCGGGGCCGCGCAGTCCACCCGGACGTAGGCCTCGCCCACCGCCGGGTCGATGGTGGTGAATGGGTAGGCTCCTTCGGGCACGTCGTTCATCGTGGCGGCGTTGAAGAACGTGGACTTCCCGACGGAGGGCTTGCCCACGAGTCCGATTTTGTAAGTCATTGAGTCCGATTGGCGGGTCTGTAGATATAAGGCCTGCTACTGGCGGTATCGGCCGTTAGGGAGTCTCGCGGTGGTTGGTAACGAATCACTCGTGGCATCCCCTGACCCTCGAACGCCGACCTCCGCCGGACGGCTTTTTGTCGGCGGCGTCGTGCGTCGGACCGATGGTTCTCCGACCGCCGCCGAGTTCCCAGTCGCACCGATGGACCTGAACGCGTCAGTCTCCCGCGCGCTCGCGTCGCTCTCGGACTCCACGGGCACGCTCACGTCGCTCGCGGACGACGTTTCGTTTCTCGCGCAGTGGCGACTGTTCCGGGGCGTGAAGGCCCTCGACTCGCGCTGGGACCGGACGCCGGGTCTCGCCCGCGACGAGTCGCTGTGGGCGTTCGGCGCGCGCGGCGGGACGGCGTTCGCGGACAACGCCAAGTACCTCTACCTCCACGTCGCGGCCCGACATCCGGAGATACGTGCGGTCTGGCTCTCGAAGGACCCCGAGGTCGTGCGCGAACTGCAGGCCGAGGGCTTCGAGGCGTACCACTGCTACTCGCCCCGGGGCCTCCTGCTGACGCTCCGGGCGGGCGCCGTCTTCCTGACGCAGGGCCACCGCGACCTCGCCATGCCCTTCGTCGCGGGCGCGCTCACGGTCCTGCTCTGGCACGGTCTCCCCCTCAAGCGCATCTCGTGGGACGCGGAGTTCCGGCATCGTCCGGCACCCGTCCGTCGGACGCAGGCCCGACTCTCCGGGGAGTTCGACCTGCTCACGATTCCCGGCGAGGGGGCGGCCGACGTCTTCGCGTCCGGTCTCCGCATCGACCGCGAGCGGATGGTCGCCACGGGCTACCCCCGAAACGACGCGCTCTTCGCCGAGATTCCGGGCGAGCGCGTCGGGACCGACGCCGCGGCGCTCGACCGAGTCCGCGACCTCGCGGAGGGACGCGACGCCGAGAGTGCGGACTCCCCGTCGCTCGTTTGCTACCTGCCGACGTTCCGCGAGTGGACCGACGAGTCGGTCGCCGACCGCCTCGACTTCACGGCGCTCGACGCGTTCCTCGCCGAGCGAGACGCCACGCTCGTCGTCAAGACCCACCCGCGCGACTCGCTCGACCTCCCCGAGGGTCTCTCGCGGGTCGTCCAACTCCCCGAAGCGACCGACGTCTACCCGCTCCTCCGATACGCCGACGCGCTGGTCACCGACTACTCGTCGCTATACTTCGACTACCTCCTGCTCGACCGACCCGTGGTCTTCTACCCCTACGACCTCGACGAGTACCGCGCCCGCCGCGGGTTCTACTTCGACTACGAGTCGGTCACCCCCGGCACGGTCGCCCGGACGTTCGACGGCCTGCTCGCGGGTCTCGACCGCGCGCTCGACCCGGCCGACGACCGCGACGCGCCCCGCCGCGAGGCGGTCCGGACCCGACTCCTCGGCGCGACCCCGCCACGGAGGCGTCCGGCGACTCGACCAGTGGCGGAGCCGCCGCGACCGACGAGAGAGTCGGCGGGGACGACGGGGGTCCCGGACGCTCCCCCGACTGCGCGCCCCCGGCCCCCCGGTCGGCGGTGGTCGCCGACCTCGTCCGGCGTCGCCTCTCCCGGAATCGGCGCAAAACACGGTGGCGGCGGCCGAATACGTAGTTTCGAGTGCGCTCAATCGACTCGGTTCCGTTACGGAGCGATATTTATATTCAGAGAGAAAGTTTGAAGGCTACTACCCAGAAACCCCCGACCAAGGGTGCAGAGGCGCTTGCGCCGGTCCCCGAAGCGCCGCGACTCACTATGGTAGGAACGAGCGGAACGACCCGACAGGCGACGACCAGTCGAACCGACGTATC
Encoded proteins:
- a CDS encoding CDP-glycerol glycerophosphotransferase family protein, with the protein product MDLNASVSRALASLSDSTGTLTSLADDVSFLAQWRLFRGVKALDSRWDRTPGLARDESLWAFGARGGTAFADNAKYLYLHVAARHPEIRAVWLSKDPEVVRELQAEGFEAYHCYSPRGLLLTLRAGAVFLTQGHRDLAMPFVAGALTVLLWHGLPLKRISWDAEFRHRPAPVRRTQARLSGEFDLLTIPGEGAADVFASGLRIDRERMVATGYPRNDALFAEIPGERVGTDAAALDRVRDLAEGRDAESADSPSLVCYLPTFREWTDESVADRLDFTALDAFLAERDATLVVKTHPRDSLDLPEGLSRVVQLPEATDVYPLLRYADALVTDYSSLYFDYLLLDRPVVFYPYDLDEYRARRGFYFDYESVTPGTVARTFDGLLAGLDRALDPADDRDAPRREAVRTRLLGATPPRRRPATRPVAEPPRPTRESAGTTGVPDAPPTARPRPPGRRWSPTSSGVASPGIGAKHGGGGRIRSFECAQSTRFRYGAIFIFREKV